The Flammeovirga yaeyamensis genome segment GTATCAGCATCAAATACATAAGTGGGTCTTGACAAAATCTTTTTCCTCTTGTCTTGAGAACAATTTTTATTGTAGTGAAAAACTAACCTTCTAGGAGAAAATGTAGTCACTTTTAGAGATACTACACAATTTTCATCAATATCTATTTTTAAAGCAATTTGTTCTTTTCCCTTAGACTTTAATTTGTAAAAAATCTGTCCAGTAATATTACTGTATCCAATCTTATCTGCATTGCCTAATGAATTCAATAGTAGTTGGAATAATACATCATCCTTTACAGTACTTTCATTTAATAGAAATGGTTTTGAATACCCTTTATTTTCTTTTTTAATTGCATTATCTAAGTATGAAAGAATAAGGTTAGACTTTGAAGCATCTGCAAGTAAAAAAATAGATTTCCCTTTCTCTTTACTCATAATTGCATGTACTCCTTCAATTACTTTATCTAAAAATAGATCTTTGTAGGACCATTTACTCACTACATTTATTTGTATTATACTATAATCACAAAAGAATTTTTCCTTTTCAAGGCGAATTCCAAATTGGTTTAAATAAGCTTTAGTTGACATATTTTTGGATTTTTATAAATGAAGAATTTATCAATTTACCATCATTATCTAAAAGACCAGGGATTTCAATTAGCTCCTTTCCACCTTGTGCTGTTTCGATAATTCTATGGTTTGGATCATCATTGATTAGATTGATGATAAGTACTACTTTAGCATCCACCCTATTCATTTTTTCAAAATTTCTTTGACGTTCTTTTGTTGCTTTCACAGCGTAAGAAGTGTTCCAATGTTTAAAATCAATATAAACATCATCATTAACTCTAAAATCAAATACTTCAAATATTTCTTCAGGTAATTCTAATAACTCTATGTTCAGAGTTTTTTCTAATAAGATTTGTCCTGCTAATTCACCTAATCTACCCAAGTAAATATTTCTGTAAGCTACTGGATTTAATATGTAATCGTTCTCTGTAAATACTAAAGGTATTTTTCTATTTAAAAATTCATCCCTTAATAATGGTACCTTTTGTATTATATCCAATCGAGCTGACAAATCACTTACTTCAAAAGATTTCTTATTATCAAAAGAAATCTCCAATGGATGTTCTTTTGTATGAATAGAAAAATCAGTGTCTGTAAAAAAAGAATATGAATTAACTTTAGAAGGTTGAGGATTTCTAATAAAAAATTTTGCGAACCTATGATTTGAAATTTTGTTTTGAGATATAGTTGGGTTAGATAAAATAAAGTCACTGAGCTCATGATAAAGCTGAATGTATCTCTCATCCCAACTACCATATGTAATCTTTTTTATAATCTCATTACTTAAAATAGTATTATTAATATTAATATCTTTTAAATGGGATGAGTCTGAATTCCAACTTAATTTTTCAAAACAATATTGATGTAATAATTCATATTCCTTACCTAAAAACATTGAAGAAATATCAAACTTACCGATATACTCAATTAATGATTGATCTATATATATTTTGGTTTCAATGCCCTTTGTATTTGTTCTAGAGAGCCTTCCAACAGCTTGAATAATAATTTTATTTATAGCATTGATAAAAAACATTTTCCTTTTGTTGTTAAAAGGAGCTTTTTCATATTTATTTCTATTCTTTTTAAAACCAAATAATAATCTAAGATACCTCTCTGTATAACTTAGTCCATCGAATAAGAATAAATAGGTGGTTTCATATAAAAATTGAAGAAGATCTTTAGTTTCAACCTTATTATCACCACTCAATGAGTTAATGACATAAGTCGGCGTTTCTAAATAGCACCCATCAAAATCTTTTTCTTCATTATTATAATCTAGTCCATTTATCGAGTAAACGTTAATATCTTCAGGAATTTTATATTGAATATTTTGTCCTGCTCCCATTGTATTATAAGTGGTAATCAGGAATGCCTTCTCTCCCATTTCTGCTCTTTTTCGAACATTTTCTATATTTTTTTGATAGGTTGGTCCAATTGCAAAAAAGATATCTTTATTTATTTCATTTTCTGATTTCTTTAATCCTTTTTCTTTTAAATAGGCCTTTATTACTTTAATTAACTGATGCCTATTAAAATATTTTGAATCATTAAAGCCTTTATTTAAAAAGCATATAAAAGAGTTGATATTATTTGATACTTTAAAATCATAATAGATGACAGCAATATTAATTAACCTTATTATATCAATTTCTTCCAATTGATCGCTTAAACTAGAAACCATGGTTTTATGTGGTCTCAATTTGAAATTTAGATTAATTATATTATTCAAATTTGAAGTAGTATCATTAATCTCTTTAATATTAAGTTTCGTTTTATCAAATAACTTATATTTCTGATAAATTGAATTCCTAATAATTTCTTCATCAAAAAGATCTAATTGATAAAAATGCTCATTCAGATATGCACTTAAAGAGGGAATGGCAAAGTTTGATATTGATGAAGAAATATTTGCCGTTGCACTCATACCAATAACCATCGCATTTTCACAAATTTTCATTAACCATAACTCAGGGAAAAAAGCTTCTACTTTTTTAAACACCGTTCTAGTGTTATGTGATGGATTGTCAAAAATATCTATGTAATGAAAGCCTTTTGTAATTAGAGATAACTTTAAATTCTCATTGTTAGCTGGTGTAATTATATGATAGTACTCTATGAGTTGAATAAAATATTCTTGAATCTCTCTCTTTTGTGAATCAATATGTAATGCATCTAGTACCGTATAAATTGCATCATCATAAGATACCTCTGAGTTTAAGTTTGTATATTCTTCTGTTAGATCGTAAACAAAATTTGAAAATTGAATTAAAAGCTTATTGATATTATTCAATACCAATAATAGGTTTTTAGAATCTGTAGGTTTTTCATTGATAATAGAAACCTCATTATATTTCTCTTTAACTCTAAAATGTCTCTGATAATAACTTCTTACAAACCCTGTATCTTCACCCTCCGAAGGTTCTGCTATTGTTTCATTGGTGAAATCTGAAAATAGAAATGATTTTGGCTGATCATTATCTTCTGTAAACTTATAGGGAAATGAAAGTTTATAATCTTTATTATAAGTTTTAGCTCTTTTTACAAGCGATCTATACCTTTTTTTGAAACGATTATTTAATGCTTCTTGATTAATACCAAATAAATTTACAGGGTATGGTTTTGAGTTTAAAATTGAATGTACTTCATTAACTCTAGAAATTACATCTCCTTTGTTCGCATTACGATCTGCAATGTCTATAAATAGATCCAATAGGTCTTTTTTACATGAATCAAATTCGTCTATAATAAAAAGTCTATCTTTTAAATTTGAGTCAACTATAAAAGTATGTTTCCCAGAAATAATAGTATCAACTGAAAAAAATACTTTTTTTATCGTAGCAAAAACAACTTTTGCTTGTTTTAGTTTTACCTGAGGATATACTTCTTCAACCCAACTGAACCTTTCATGATTTCTTAGAAGATCAATACTTACTGTTCTATTTTTAAAAGACTCTTTTATTCTTTTTGAGAGATCTTTCCTGAAATTTCTTTCTGCTTTACTTAATTGGGCTTCTAGCTGTTTTTTATAAGCACTGTCATCTATATTTGAGTCCTTAAACCTCAAATAGTCCTTATAACATTGTTCCAGTTCAAGGTATAAACTTGCTTCTTTTTCAACTTTGGGAATTTTAATTCTACCTTCCAAAAGACCAATAACACAATCAACATTACTTTTGAGGTGAACTACAAAATCATCACAATATTCTTTCCCCTTTTCTCCATACTTTTGTTCTATTTTTTCACAAAGTTCTTCATAGGGTAAATTTTTCTTTAATGTTGTAAGAAAGATAATCTGCTTTTTTGAGTGTTTATTATTAAAAACAAACTCCTCAATAATATATTGAAGAGAAAAAAATGTTTTACCAAGCCCGGTTGGGAATGGAAAAATACTCAACCCTGAAATAAAACTACCGAACTTTATAAATAACTCTTTCATTATGTGTTATAATTAGCATGAATCTATAACACAATAATACCTTATTGATGCACAATATCACTGTGCATCAAAAAATAATGACTCTTTTACTACATTTTTTAGATAATCCTGAAATTCAATCGGTCTTATGTCAGTAATAAGGTCAATCATACCCAAAACAAACCTTCCTACACCTTTATAATTTGCTACATTATCCTCAAATTTATATTCACCTTCTGTATTTTGAGTAATCTTATTCTTGGCATAAGGAAATTCTTCACAAAGTAGAAGGAAAGCAATCTTATTCATGCTAAATGAAACATGTTTTTTTTCTTCTTCAATACATGAAAAACCAAAGAGATCATGAAACTTCTTTATATGTAACCCTTTTTTAGAGAAACTATCGTTACTAACTTCAATAGAATCAATCCGTGAAATTTTAAAAGTTTTACAACGTTTTGAGTCAACATCTAACGCATATAACATCTTTCTTCCTGGCGTAAATTCTATTGGTTCAAGTATAAAATCATCAACTTTACTTCTATGAGTAGAGCTATAGTTATATAAGTGAATTCGTAGATTATTTTTAATGGCATATTCAATTTTTTCTAAAATGGAATAACCTTCATCGGGTAATAAAATTGAATTGTTAATCAGAAAATCTAAATTTTTATATATTCTCTTGTAAGCACTAAAATCGATGTCCTTAATTTTAGTAATCTGTTCATTAATGAGCTGTTTATCTATGCTATTGAATAAAGGAGTAGCAACCTCATTCCTTGTAAACAAGTACCGATTGAATTTCCCTTCTTTCTTTTCATAAATAGTTACTAACGGGAAAAATATATCCTCAATGAGCCTCCTATCGTTAAGGAACTGATTACGACTCTTTGCAAACTTTTCTTTGTACTCATTTAGAGTAATTCCATTAGTATTTAATAATCTAATTATGTCAAGGATTCTATGGAGGTGTTTTTTTGTGTTAGTCATATGTGGTTATTTTTAACTCCGTTACTCCCAATAGTTTGAAAAACTCTTTCAACATTCCCAATATGATTAGTATCTAATGATCATTAGAACTTAACCATTTAATATATTTTGATATTCCATCTAAATCAGGGTAAATTGTTACAGCATGGATACCAAGTTTATAAAGATGTTTTTTAATTTTCTTTCTTATTTGTGTCTCGATTTTAATTACTTCTATGTCATCTGACTCCCATGGTTCATAAGGCTTATTGTGTAAAGTAAATAAACCACTTTGAGCAATTATTCTGTTATCAATTGATTTTAGTACAACTCTCTGTACAGTATCTATTTTAAATGGATTTCCTTTTTCTCCGAATTTTATTTTAGCCTATTTCTTTTATTAAAAGAAATTTGTTTAAAGAGTGTTGTAACATATAGCTTTTATATTTTACTCACATAAAAAATATGATTTTTATTTGGTCTAGTATACATGTTAAAATTAATCAATAAAAAACTTCATTATATGCTTGCTTAAATAACTCCCGATATTGCATCGGAATTTCATTTGTAAAAAAGCTATCAAGATTTATATTATAATAAACAGCCATTAATGAATATGGTTTATTTTTCTTTCTGTTGCACTTAATCTCTTTACAAATAATTTTAAAATAATATCGTAAACCTGTATCATCAATTATTCCCATTTGTCTTGTCATAAGGTGAGTTCTTATTTTACTTAAAATAGAATCAATAACTTTTTTGCGAGCAATCGTAAGAGGTGTTCTTTTTAAGTCCAATATTTCTATTGATTTTTTCCCTCTATCATTTAATCCAAAAATTTCACCATCAGAATTAAATGTAAAAGATATTTTAATTTCTTTGCCATCAACTTCTGGATGGAATAAAATAGGTTGTTCAGATAATAATTGTTCTGAATTTGCTAAACAACTTGCTCGATCAAAATTATTATTTGCATTTAAGGGGGAGTCTGTTTTCACTCTAACATTACCCACAGGAAATTTATTTCCTTTTGCAGACCTACCGTTACATTTTGGACAAGCTAACACTAAATTAGACCACTCTGCTCCTAGCCAATAATAACCATTATGATCTTCATCATCAACTCCATCAATATCTTGTGATTTAGCTTTAGGTCGGTAATGCTCGACTTGTAATGTTGCTACATTTTCTGAAATAGATTCACAATAGTAACATTTAGGCTCATCTTTTTTTATATTAATATGATCTTTATTAATTGAATATGCTTTTAATTTTTCAACTACTTCGTCAGCTTTATAATATGTACCTTTAAAAAGATCCCCATCTTTTTTACTTACAGCTTTTGAAATTTTCTCTATACAATTCTTTGATAATAATTTTGAAGGTGGAAGTAAAAATATTTTCCTTTTCCAATAAATCATAATTAGTCGTTGATTTGTTTATTCAGTTCTTGAATTTTTCTTTTTAATACTTTATTGTAGATAGCTTCCTCAAATTCATCTTCAGTTGATATTTCAGAAATATGGGTTTGTGTAGAGGATATATTATCCAGATCAAATAAAGGTGATGTTAAAATAGAATTAGGAAGAAGTTTATTTATTTCAATTTTATTATCCCATCTATCCAAAGTAATTCCATTTTCTATACTCCTATTAACTTTTAGAAAAACACTATTCTCAGGAGCATCAATTAATGGTAATGGACTATGAGTAGATGCAATAAATTGTACATTGGGTAAATATTTTGATAAAATTTTTGGCAACCTAAATTGCCATTTAGGATGTAAATGTAAATCTAATTCATCAATAATCACGATACCTTCAACATCTTTAGGTTTACTAATTCTATCAATGCCTAAACGATATAACATATCTCCCACCCAACTTAACAACATTCTATTTCCTGATGCTAATTGATTACTTTTCTTTGGTGTTTTTGGATCATTCTTTTCAATAAAAATTAAATTTTTATTATCTACTTTTATTTCTAAAATATTATCCATAAGCTCAACAAGAAACTTAGAAATCAATTCAAACTTATCATCCGGATATGAGTAATTATTTAGATAATTTTGAAAGTCATCTGGATCAGAAATTTTATCAATTGGATCTTTTAATACTTCTTCTTTTAATTGAATATTCACTTTGCTTATATAGCTATAAATCAAGTCATTATCTTTAAATTTAGATAATATCTCATTTAGATTAATCTTAAAATTATTGTTA includes the following:
- a CDS encoding HNH endonuclease: MIYWKRKIFLLPPSKLLSKNCIEKISKAVSKKDGDLFKGTYYKADEVVEKLKAYSINKDHINIKKDEPKCYYCESISENVATLQVEHYRPKAKSQDIDGVDDEDHNGYYWLGAEWSNLVLACPKCNGRSAKGNKFPVGNVRVKTDSPLNANNNFDRASCLANSEQLLSEQPILFHPEVDGKEIKISFTFNSDGEIFGLNDRGKKSIEILDLKRTPLTIARKKVIDSILSKIRTHLMTRQMGIIDDTGLRYYFKIICKEIKCNRKKNKPYSLMAVYYNINLDSFFTNEIPMQYRELFKQAYNEVFY
- a CDS encoding AAA family ATPase encodes the protein MEKHNLPFTLKEFYIENFQGIKSLHIKELPPNANWIFLTGENGYGKTSILRGITIGLNGPKDLNDSDKLLWSKEEITKIELAINHRNKNNGDTKVRWVYKDNKVKYSTIPLAAYGPIRIPIDNVSSNNFKSNIKSLFTTEPDLLYPIEEDLKDLYNERLSKEKGAINDYYKIIISDMVNNNFKINLNEILSKFKDNDLIYSYISKVNIQLKEEVLKDPIDKISDPDDFQNYLNNYSYPDDKFELISKFLVELMDNILEIKVDNKNLIFIEKNDPKTPKKSNQLASGNRMLLSWVGDMLYRLGIDRISKPKDVEGIVIIDELDLHLHPKWQFRLPKILSKYLPNVQFIASTHSPLPLIDAPENSVFLKVNRSIENGITLDRWDNKIEINKLLPNSILTSPLFDLDNISSTQTHISEISTEDEFEEAIYNKVLKRKIQELNKQIND
- a CDS encoding helix-turn-helix transcriptional regulator, which produces MTNTKKHLHRILDIIRLLNTNGITLNEYKEKFAKSRNQFLNDRRLIEDIFFPLVTIYEKKEGKFNRYLFTRNEVATPLFNSIDKQLINEQITKIKDIDFSAYKRIYKNLDFLINNSILLPDEGYSILEKIEYAIKNNLRIHLYNYSSTHRSKVDDFILEPIEFTPGRKMLYALDVDSKRCKTFKISRIDSIEVSNDSFSKKGLHIKKFHDLFGFSCIEEEKKHVSFSMNKIAFLLLCEEFPYAKNKITQNTEGEYKFEDNVANYKGVGRFVLGMIDLITDIRPIEFQDYLKNVVKESLFFDAQ